The Streptomyces sp. B3I8 nucleotide sequence TTACTACTCCGCGTCGCCTTTCCCGGACACCCCGATCTACGACTCGCTCGTGGCCGAGCGGGGCACCCCGCAGATCGCCCCGATCCGGGTCCCCTCGGCCTACGAGCCGAGCAACAACCTGCCCGCCCTGCCCTCGGCTCTTCCCGCGCTGCCGTCCGGCCCGTCCCCCCAGATCCCCGCGTACGGCTACCCACAGGCGCAGCAGCCCACACCACTGCAGCAGGCGGCGCCCGCCGCCTACATTCCCCAGCAGGTGGGCCCGCGCGGCTACCCGGGCGCCCAGGCACCGCAGCCGCCCCGCCCCATGGTGGGCGGCACGGGGTACGAGGCGATGCGCCCCGCCGCCCCGCGCCCGGCCCCGACGCCGTACCAGGACCCGTACCAGAACGGGCAGCAGTACCGGGGCTACTGAGCCACCGAGCACACCGGCTCG carries:
- a CDS encoding DUF6643 family protein, yielding MTSPRSTYGGGYYSASPFPDTPIYDSLVAERGTPQIAPIRVPSAYEPSNNLPALPSALPALPSGPSPQIPAYGYPQAQQPTPLQQAAPAAYIPQQVGPRGYPGAQAPQPPRPMVGGTGYEAMRPAAPRPAPTPYQDPYQNGQQYRGY